DNA from Halorarum salinum:
GCGTGTCGTTCGCACGTCATCACCCCGCCGTCCTGCGTCGCCGCCGACCCGTCCCCCCGCTCGGGCTCACGAACTCGCGTCCTCCGTCTCGAACATCGCCTCCATGAGCTTCCGCTCGGCGACCCGGAGGTGCTGGTGGAACGTCGGCGCGGAGACGTCGAGCGTCTCGGCGACCTCCTCGCCGGAGCTGTCGCGGGGCCACTCGAAGAAGCCCGAAAAGTACGCCGTCTCCAGGGCGTTCCGCTGGCGGGGCGTCAGCTTGTCGTCGACGAGCCCCTGAACGTCCGGCCGCGGCTCAGGGGACCGCTGGGTGCGCCGCTGGGCGATGACGCGGGCCCGCGGGTAGGCCTCCCGCATCGAGTCGACGACCGACCGCACGTCGGCGTCCGGCGGGAGGTGAACCATCGCGCGGAGCTCCGTCCCCTCCACGCTCGCGCGCTGCATCCGCCCGCCGCGCGAGGCGACCTTCGAGAGCACCGGTGACTCCGTGAGCTCGAGTTCGAAGCGCGTCCTGCCGTCGCGTTCCGCGACGACGGTCACGTCCTCCCACGCCGAGACCCGGTCGGCGAGCGCCCGGACCGTGTCGACCGCGTCCCCGGTCGCGGTCCCGTACACGACGTGGCGCCCCCCGCTGAGCGGCACCACCCGGTCGTAGGTGATCGAGCCCTCCTCGGGCGGTTCGACGTCGAAGCCGTCGAGGTAGCCCTGGACGAGGAACTCGATCTCGACGACCTCCTCGCTCATCAGCGCCTGCTTCCGCTCGATGGCCGTGAGGGCGTGCCCGATGACCTCGCCGAGCTGGCCGACGACCGCGCGCTCGTCGTCGTCGAAGGCGTACGGCCGCTCCGAGTAGACGTTCAGCACGCCGTACAGCGTGTCCTCGTGGGTGATGGGGATCGCGGCCGACGAGCGGAAGCCGTATCGCTCGGCCTGGTCCCACCACGGCTCGAAGTCGGGGTTCTCGAGGATGTTCCGGGCGACCTGCATCTCCCCGGTCCGGATCGCCCGGCCCGTCGGTCCCTGCCCCTCGGGGTCGTCGCCGACCGTGATCCGGGCGTCGTCGGGGTAGCCGTCGACGCCGGCCTTCGTCCGCACGAGAACCTCCTCGCTCGTGGAGTCGATCTCGCCGATCCAGGCGAACAGGTAGGCGTCGGTGCCGGCGAGGCGCCGACAGACGGACTCCTCGAGGTCCGTCCGCGTCGTCGACTCGATGATCGCGTGGGTGAGCTCCTGGACGACGCCGTTCAGCTGGTTCAGCGCGGCGAGCTCCTCGCGCTGCTGGGCCAGCTGCTCCTCGCGACGTTTCCGCTCCGTGACGTCCCGGCTGTACAGGACGACGCCGTCGACGAGCGGGTCGTCCCGGAGGTCCCGCCCCCGCGCTTCGAGGACGACCCACGAGCCGTCCGCGTGTTCGTACCTGAACTCCATGG
Protein-coding regions in this window:
- a CDS encoding bacterio-opsin activator domain-containing protein; translation: MSGTHRLTVLLVEDNPGDARYIEELLREASELSARVMSNEDAVRRGHEATAGRSYGETTPGSLGASTAGTGGPTASGNDGGLGARSEEVAPELVHETRLADGLERLREGAIDVVLLDLNLPDSEGIETLTTAAEATDVPVVVLTGVSDRSVGRRALREGADEYLVKDEINSDLLVRSLYHAMERREHERELKRHEVLVEESTDVNAVLGADGTFRFLTPSVESVLGYAPEELIGENAFERIHPDDVDAAAEEFGRVLEGGELVPMEFRYEHADGSWVVLEARGRDLRDDPLVDGVVLYSRDVTERKRREEQLAQQREELAALNQLNGVVQELTHAIIESTTRTDLEESVCRRLAGTDAYLFAWIGEIDSTSEEVLVRTKAGVDGYPDDARITVGDDPEGQGPTGRAIRTGEMQVARNILENPDFEPWWDQAERYGFRSSAAIPITHEDTLYGVLNVYSERPYAFDDDERAVVGQLGEVIGHALTAIERKQALMSEEVVEIEFLVQGYLDGFDVEPPEEGSITYDRVVPLSGGRHVVYGTATGDAVDTVRALADRVSAWEDVTVVAERDGRTRFELELTESPVLSKVASRGGRMQRASVEGTELRAMVHLPPDADVRSVVDSMREAYPRARVIAQRRTQRSPEPRPDVQGLVDDKLTPRQRNALETAYFSGFFEWPRDSSGEEVAETLDVSAPTFHQHLRVAERKLMEAMFETEDASS